In Haloarcula salinisoli, one genomic interval encodes:
- a CDS encoding DMT family transporter, whose product MSGLRRYAFALGPLAAAALWGVMFVVSKWSFALVPPVTLGFFRVALGAAALWVGLRLVGDPATPGREDWPALVGLGGWVTVTIVAQFLGTELTNASQGSLLTVLTPIFVVLLSGALLGERVTKTKALGIALAAVGTAVVVAGQYHLRRIAVGNAAGVALLVVASFAWAGYTVWGVAVVRKFSALTAATYSTIAATPMLGVLAVAELWYLGRGIATIPLSGPSLLSVAFLGFGSTAAAWYLWYKGLEYVPAGTVAVFYFLQPVVGTALAAALLDEQVGAWFVAGSLTIGAGVWVVSRERADEPARNRHGDGSELRE is encoded by the coding sequence GTGAGCGGGCTCAGACGATACGCCTTCGCCCTCGGCCCGCTCGCCGCGGCCGCCCTCTGGGGCGTGATGTTCGTCGTCAGCAAGTGGAGCTTCGCGCTCGTCCCGCCGGTGACCCTCGGATTCTTCCGTGTCGCGCTCGGCGCAGCGGCGCTGTGGGTCGGCCTCCGACTCGTCGGCGACCCGGCGACACCCGGTCGCGAGGACTGGCCGGCGCTCGTCGGCCTCGGCGGCTGGGTGACCGTCACCATCGTGGCCCAGTTTCTCGGCACCGAGCTCACGAACGCGAGTCAGGGCTCGCTACTGACGGTGCTGACACCGATTTTCGTGGTCCTCCTCTCTGGGGCGCTGCTGGGCGAGCGCGTCACGAAGACGAAGGCGCTCGGTATCGCCCTCGCTGCTGTCGGGACCGCCGTCGTCGTCGCCGGCCAGTACCACCTGCGTCGTATCGCCGTCGGCAACGCCGCCGGGGTGGCACTGCTCGTCGTGGCGAGTTTCGCGTGGGCCGGCTACACCGTGTGGGGCGTGGCAGTCGTCCGGAAGTTCTCGGCGCTGACCGCCGCGACCTACTCGACCATCGCCGCCACCCCGATGCTCGGGGTACTCGCTGTCGCCGAACTGTGGTATCTGGGTCGCGGTATCGCCACGATACCGCTCAGCGGGCCGTCCCTGCTCTCGGTCGCGTTTCTCGGGTTCGGGTCGACGGCCGCGGCCTGGTACCTCTGGTACAAGGGCCTGGAGTACGTCCCGGCCGGGACCGTCGCCGTGTTCTACTTCCTCCAGCCGGTCGTCGGCACGGCGCTCGCGGCGGCGCTGCTCGACGAGCAGGTCGGCGCGTGGTTCGTCGCTGGGAGTCTCACTATCGGCGCCGGCGTCTGGGTCGTCAGCCGCGAGCGGGCCGACGAGCCAGCGCGGAACCGACACGGCGACGGGAGTGAACTGCGTGAGTGA
- a CDS encoding ABC transporter ATP-binding protein: protein MTGDTTTTQETASAEPTDHVVELSGVDSGYGEVQVLDDCSLHLDAEEIVCLIGPNGAGKSTVLKTVFGMLTPWEGSVTYHGEDIGGMAPEEIVREGIGYVPQTDNVFGSLSIDENLRMGGVARESGLEPVMDKLYDRFPLLDKKRTAKARTLSGGQRQVLAFARALVMEPDVLLIDEPSAGLAPNTAKDVFGHVEAVNDLDTAILMVEQNATEGLGISDRGYVLDQGTVRFGGAADSLLDNEEVSKLYLGG, encoded by the coding sequence ATGACCGGAGACACTACTACGACCCAGGAGACCGCGAGCGCCGAACCGACCGACCACGTCGTCGAACTGTCGGGCGTCGACAGCGGCTACGGCGAGGTACAGGTACTGGACGACTGCTCGCTGCATCTCGACGCCGAGGAGATCGTCTGTCTCATCGGCCCCAACGGTGCCGGGAAATCGACCGTCCTCAAGACGGTGTTCGGGATGTTGACCCCCTGGGAGGGGTCGGTCACGTACCACGGCGAGGACATCGGCGGGATGGCCCCCGAAGAGATCGTCCGCGAAGGCATCGGGTACGTCCCCCAGACGGACAACGTCTTCGGCTCGCTCAGCATCGACGAGAACCTCCGGATGGGCGGGGTCGCCCGCGAGAGCGGCCTCGAACCGGTCATGGACAAGCTCTACGACCGCTTCCCGCTGCTCGACAAGAAGCGCACAGCGAAAGCCAGGACCCTCTCGGGCGGCCAGCGGCAGGTGCTCGCCTTCGCTCGGGCCTTGGTCATGGAACCCGACGTGTTGCTCATCGACGAGCCGTCGGCGGGGCTGGCCCCCAACACCGCCAAAGACGTCTTCGGCCACGTCGAAGCCGTCAACGACCTCGACACGGCCATCCTGATGGTCGAACAGAACGCCACGGAGGGGCTCGGTATCTCCGACCGCGGCTACGTCCTCGACCAGGGGACCGTCCGCTTTGGCGGCGCGGCGGACTCGCTGCTGGACAACGAAGAGGTGTCGAAGCTATATCTCGGCGGATGA
- a CDS encoding DUF7545 family protein, producing the protein MANDTVTLTIEGEDDEDELTVPTELLDLLRENDETDPAVVGDIAMFGLAQRIHGAVHHGQGEADQGIQDLEELTLDLFEERFGASFAELTGHDH; encoded by the coding sequence ATGGCAAACGACACTGTCACACTCACCATCGAAGGCGAGGATGACGAAGACGAACTGACCGTGCCGACCGAGCTACTGGACCTCCTGCGAGAGAACGACGAGACGGACCCGGCCGTCGTCGGTGACATCGCGATGTTCGGACTGGCCCAGCGAATCCACGGCGCCGTCCACCACGGCCAGGGCGAGGCCGACCAGGGAATCCAGGACCTCGAAGAGCTCACGCTCGACCTCTTCGAGGAGCGATTTGGCGCCTCCTTCGCCGAGCTGACCGGCCACGACCACTAA
- a CDS encoding ABC transporter ATP-binding protein, with the protein MSEQTTDTQTAATMSKDDVVLRVDNLVKTFGALVATDHATFEVERGTITGLIGPNGAGKSTLFNLISGFYEADSGSVSVNGTDVTGQEPYEIADHGLIRTFQTPRKVEGMTVREAMLVGPRNQPGESFLKLFTAPGEVGEAESKNMDDVNRILEEFEIDHLATQPATKISGGQMKLVELARAMLSEPEILLLDEPAAGVNPTLRNKLAEQIRRLNEQGTTMLLIEHDMEFVMSLADPVIVLDQGSVLMEGRPDEVQSDTRVIDAYLG; encoded by the coding sequence ATGAGCGAACAGACCACCGACACCCAGACTGCGGCAACGATGTCTAAAGACGACGTGGTGTTGCGCGTCGACAACCTCGTGAAGACCTTCGGCGCGCTCGTCGCTACCGACCACGCCACCTTCGAGGTCGAACGCGGCACCATCACGGGACTTATCGGCCCGAACGGGGCCGGGAAGTCGACGCTTTTCAACCTCATCTCGGGGTTCTACGAGGCCGATTCGGGCAGCGTCTCGGTCAACGGGACCGACGTCACGGGCCAGGAGCCCTACGAGATAGCCGACCACGGGCTGATTCGGACCTTCCAGACGCCCCGCAAAGTCGAGGGGATGACAGTCCGGGAGGCGATGCTCGTCGGGCCGCGCAACCAGCCCGGCGAGTCGTTCCTGAAACTGTTCACCGCCCCCGGTGAGGTCGGCGAGGCCGAATCGAAGAACATGGACGACGTCAACCGAATCCTAGAGGAGTTCGAAATCGACCATCTGGCCACCCAGCCCGCGACGAAGATATCGGGCGGCCAGATGAAACTGGTCGAACTGGCCCGTGCGATGCTCTCTGAGCCCGAAATCCTGCTGCTGGACGAGCCGGCCGCGGGCGTGAACCCCACCCTCAGGAACAAGCTCGCCGAGCAGATTCGCCGGCTCAACGAGCAAGGGACGACGATGTTGCTCATCGAACACGACATGGAGTTCGTGATGAGCCTGGCCGACCCGGTCATCGTCCTCGACCAGGGGTCGGTCCTGATGGAGGGACGCCCCGACGAAGTCCAGAGCGACACCCGTGTCATCGACGCGTACCTCGGATAA
- a CDS encoding 2,5-diamino-6-(ribosylamino)-4(3H)-pyrimidinone 5'-phosphate reductase, with product MHVVVNAAMSADGKLASRRREQLAISGREDFDRVDQLRADSDAVMVGVGTVLADDPSLTVKDADRHSARLDRREPKNPARVVADSRIRTPPDATVLDDDAETYLLTSEAAPTDFIEQMEEAGAYVLAAGEDRVDLTTALAKLEGEGIERLMVEGGGELIFSLFEAGLVDELRVYIGAKVLGGRDAPTLADGDGFVESFPELALESVEQVDDGVLLTWTVEESDS from the coding sequence ATGCACGTCGTCGTCAATGCCGCGATGAGCGCGGACGGGAAGCTCGCCTCTCGCCGGCGCGAACAGCTGGCCATCTCCGGGCGCGAGGACTTCGACCGCGTGGACCAGCTCCGGGCCGACAGCGACGCCGTCATGGTCGGTGTCGGGACGGTGCTGGCAGACGACCCGTCGCTGACAGTCAAGGACGCCGACCGTCACTCGGCGCGACTCGATCGCCGCGAGCCGAAGAACCCGGCCCGCGTCGTCGCTGACTCGCGTATCCGGACGCCGCCGGACGCGACAGTACTGGACGACGACGCCGAGACGTACCTGCTCACCAGCGAGGCCGCCCCGACCGATTTCATCGAACAGATGGAGGAGGCCGGCGCGTACGTCCTGGCGGCCGGTGAGGACCGCGTGGACCTGACGACGGCGCTGGCAAAGCTAGAGGGTGAGGGTATCGAGCGGCTGATGGTCGAGGGCGGCGGCGAACTCATCTTCAGCCTCTTCGAGGCCGGGCTGGTCGACGAACTCCGCGTCTACATCGGCGCGAAGGTACTCGGGGGTCGGGACGCGCCGACGCTGGCCGACGGCGATGGCTTCGTCGAGTCGTTCCCTGAACTCGCCCTCGAGTCGGTCGAACAGGTCGACGACGGCGTCTTGCTGACCTGGACCGTAGAAGAAAGCGACAGTTAG
- a CDS encoding DMT family transporter, translating into MPGPFATLDKSVPPGVGLAVAVVAVSTGAILVRLSDAPSTVAAFYRVLFTTLPLAVIAIWRYRSEFGHIGRRDLLFATLSGVALAVHFAAWFESLSWTSVAASVTLVQSQPLFVALGAWLLLDERLSLRIVGGILVAVAGMVTMALGDLLTGVLVGPAPLYGNALALLGAVMAAGYVLAGRSLRQRVSLVPYVVVVYSVCTVVLLAIVLAQGAPLTGYPTREWLLFAGLALGPGIFGHTVINWALAHLRSSVVSVSLLGEPVGSTLLAFLLLSEAPTLFTVGGGVAVLGGIAVTATDK; encoded by the coding sequence ATGCCCGGACCGTTCGCGACACTCGATAAGTCGGTGCCACCCGGCGTCGGACTCGCCGTCGCCGTCGTCGCCGTCAGTACCGGGGCCATCCTCGTCCGCCTCAGCGACGCTCCCTCGACCGTCGCCGCCTTCTACCGCGTCCTGTTCACGACGCTCCCGCTCGCGGTGATTGCAATCTGGCGCTACCGGAGCGAGTTCGGCCACATTGGCCGTCGTGACCTGCTGTTCGCGACGCTGTCGGGCGTCGCGCTCGCGGTCCACTTCGCCGCCTGGTTCGAGAGTCTGAGCTGGACCAGTGTGGCCGCGAGCGTCACCCTCGTCCAGTCCCAGCCGCTGTTCGTCGCGCTGGGGGCGTGGCTCCTGCTCGACGAGCGGCTGAGTCTCCGCATCGTCGGCGGCATCCTCGTCGCCGTCGCCGGCATGGTGACGATGGCACTCGGCGACCTGCTCACCGGCGTGCTCGTCGGGCCAGCGCCGTTATACGGCAACGCCCTCGCGCTGCTGGGCGCGGTGATGGCGGCCGGCTACGTCCTCGCCGGTCGGTCACTGCGCCAGCGCGTCTCGCTGGTGCCCTACGTCGTGGTCGTCTACAGCGTCTGTACCGTCGTTCTGCTCGCCATCGTCCTGGCACAGGGAGCGCCGCTGACCGGCTATCCGACCCGGGAGTGGCTCCTCTTTGCCGGCCTCGCGCTGGGCCCCGGCATCTTCGGCCACACGGTCATCAACTGGGCGCTCGCGCACCTCCGGTCGAGCGTCGTCTCCGTCTCACTGCTCGGTGAACCCGTCGGCTCGACCCTGCTTGCGTTCCTCCTGCTGTCGGAGGCGCCGACGCTGTTCACCGTCGGCGGCGGCGTCGCCGTCCTCGGGGGTATCGCGGTGACCGCGACAGACAAATGA
- a CDS encoding branched-chain amino acid ABC transporter permease: MSLTTDPKGYWTDLTVAEKGVSVGVVLFAAALLFSLLTGGLAPTYFLYLVGLAGMYALLSLGLNSQWGFSGLINFSVAAFFGIGAYGTALASASGSPIAGGLPPVVGLLAALALATMLALFIGIPTLRLRADYLAIASIGLAEVVRIIVRNQDDWTNGSAGVRGIPSFFEGWPVLETLPETLPTLVFGSGPGATVLNAPFWQALLNVGLVLAFVGLCYLVLRRAHRSPWGRVLRTIRSDEDLARALGKNTYGFKMQSFVLGSLIMALAGVFYAHLNLYVSPGDLDPITTFYVWVAVILGGSGSNRGALFGGVVIVAIREGTRALPVDAAPMRLLFIGLIIVFLMRFRPQGVLPPQKELIWPGTVDETPQQPDSGVRETKAGEQ, from the coding sequence ATGTCGCTCACCACTGACCCGAAAGGGTACTGGACCGACCTCACCGTCGCCGAGAAAGGAGTCTCCGTCGGCGTCGTCCTGTTTGCCGCCGCGCTACTCTTTAGCCTGCTCACCGGCGGGCTCGCACCGACGTACTTCCTCTATCTCGTCGGCCTCGCGGGGATGTACGCGCTGCTCTCGCTGGGCCTGAACTCCCAGTGGGGCTTTTCGGGGCTCATCAACTTCAGCGTCGCCGCCTTCTTCGGCATCGGTGCCTACGGCACCGCACTCGCCAGCGCGAGCGGCTCGCCGATAGCGGGCGGCCTGCCCCCGGTCGTGGGACTGCTCGCCGCGCTGGCGCTCGCGACGATGCTGGCGCTATTTATCGGTATCCCGACGCTCCGGCTCCGGGCCGACTACCTCGCCATCGCCTCTATCGGGCTGGCCGAGGTCGTTCGTATCATCGTCCGTAACCAGGACGACTGGACGAACGGCAGCGCCGGCGTCCGCGGCATCCCGAGCTTCTTCGAGGGGTGGCCGGTCCTGGAGACGCTCCCGGAGACGTTGCCGACGCTCGTCTTTGGCTCCGGGCCCGGTGCCACGGTGCTCAACGCGCCGTTCTGGCAGGCACTGCTGAACGTCGGGCTGGTGCTCGCGTTCGTCGGTCTGTGCTACCTGGTCCTGCGCAGGGCCCACCGATCGCCGTGGGGGCGCGTGCTCCGGACGATTCGCTCCGACGAAGACCTCGCACGCGCGCTGGGCAAGAACACCTACGGCTTCAAGATGCAGTCGTTCGTCCTCGGGAGCCTCATCATGGCGCTCGCGGGCGTCTTCTACGCCCACCTGAACCTCTATGTCAGCCCCGGCGACTTAGACCCCATCACGACGTTCTACGTCTGGGTCGCGGTCATCCTGGGCGGGAGCGGTTCCAACCGCGGCGCGCTCTTTGGCGGCGTCGTCATCGTCGCGATTCGGGAGGGGACGCGAGCCCTGCCAGTGGATGCCGCCCCCATGCGACTACTGTTCATCGGGCTCATCATCGTCTTCCTGATGCGGTTCCGTCCGCAGGGCGTCTTACCCCCACAGAAGGAGCTCATCTGGCCTGGGACCGTCGACGAGACGCCCCAGCAACCGGACTCCGGCGTGCGAGAGACGAAAGCAGGTGAACAATGA
- a CDS encoding branched-chain amino acid ABC transporter permease produces MVLDLLASGLVFSSIIVLGSIGLSLVYSIANFANFAHGDTMTIGAYTSLVTFGAVGGLGGSVLGLPFGFFVALLAGIAVAALVAVVTEKLVYDGMDLDSIGLLIVSIGLAFIYRAVIQLGFSAQSTRYGIQALRPIEALLPYGVRVTQHDVAIVVSAAVLVTGLHVLLQYSDLGRKMRAMADNPDLARVSGIRTDRIKLWTWVIGAGLAGAGGAFLGLYSQLTPRMGFNLLLLIFAAVILGGIGSVYGAMLGGFLIGVINQMTPLLSQIGIPIGIEYADAIAFVIMVVVLLFRPNGIAGEAT; encoded by the coding sequence ATGGTACTCGACCTACTCGCCAGCGGGCTGGTCTTCAGCAGCATCATCGTACTCGGCAGTATCGGTCTGTCGCTGGTGTACAGCATCGCGAACTTCGCGAACTTCGCCCACGGCGACACGATGACCATCGGCGCCTACACGTCGCTGGTCACCTTCGGCGCCGTCGGCGGGCTCGGCGGGTCGGTCCTCGGATTGCCCTTCGGCTTTTTCGTCGCGTTGCTCGCCGGCATAGCCGTGGCCGCACTCGTCGCGGTCGTCACGGAGAAGCTCGTCTACGACGGGATGGACCTGGACTCCATCGGGCTGCTCATCGTCTCTATCGGGCTGGCTTTCATCTACCGCGCGGTCATCCAACTGGGCTTTAGCGCCCAGTCCACACGGTACGGGATTCAGGCACTCCGCCCCATCGAGGCGTTGCTGCCGTACGGGGTTCGGGTCACCCAGCACGACGTGGCCATCGTCGTCTCCGCCGCCGTGCTGGTCACCGGCCTGCACGTTCTCCTGCAGTACAGCGACCTCGGCCGGAAGATGCGAGCGATGGCCGACAACCCGGACCTGGCCCGCGTCAGCGGTATCCGGACCGACCGTATCAAGCTGTGGACCTGGGTCATCGGCGCCGGACTCGCCGGTGCCGGCGGTGCGTTCCTCGGGCTGTACAGCCAGCTCACGCCCCGAATGGGCTTTAACCTCCTCTTGCTCATCTTCGCCGCGGTCATCCTCGGCGGCATCGGCTCCGTCTACGGCGCGATGCTCGGCGGCTTCCTCATCGGGGTTATAAACCAGATGACGCCGCTGTTGTCCCAGATAGGCATCCCCATCGGCATCGAGTACGCCGACGCGATAGCCTTCGTCATCATGGTGGTCGTGTTGCTGTTCCGACCGAACGGTATCGCCGGGGAGGCGACCTGA
- a CDS encoding glutamate-cysteine ligase family protein — protein MSESQSEPIRRSIEVEYWVVDSDGRLTEPGPLVAAAPGVEREFVEPVLEIKTTPCETTPQLRAELFERIGKVLAVADEHDMGLVPLATPLNHDEIADLPSERTRIQQEIIGSDFEYVRHCAGTHIHVEQIPGRAIDQLNTLVAIDPALALVNSARRFRGRPLADGARSKLYRWMAYDGLAHQGRLWRYIESREDWDRRLQRRYEEFERAALESGIDRQTFTSSFDPESAVWTPVQLRSEFGTVEWRSPDTALPSSVVELADTVARTVEHLRDTEIRIEGDTGRVTDSQIVLPEFTHVLEYVNAAIRDGLASESLCGYLERMGFDVEAYDPISRQGDDRGMLSVAQARERRLSYAERLERDVTEAQSMRAD, from the coding sequence GTGTCCGAATCCCAATCCGAACCGATACGACGGAGCATCGAGGTCGAATACTGGGTCGTCGACAGCGACGGGCGACTCACAGAACCGGGTCCGCTCGTCGCTGCCGCCCCGGGCGTCGAACGCGAGTTCGTCGAACCGGTCCTGGAGATAAAGACGACACCCTGTGAGACGACGCCACAGCTCCGGGCGGAACTGTTCGAGCGCATCGGCAAGGTGCTCGCAGTCGCCGACGAACACGACATGGGGTTGGTTCCGCTGGCGACGCCGCTGAACCACGACGAGATAGCGGACCTGCCCAGCGAACGCACCCGGATACAGCAGGAGATTATCGGCTCGGACTTCGAGTACGTCCGCCACTGTGCGGGCACACACATCCACGTCGAACAGATACCGGGGCGTGCCATCGACCAGCTCAACACGCTGGTCGCGATAGACCCCGCGCTGGCGCTCGTCAACTCCGCGCGTCGGTTCCGGGGCCGGCCACTGGCCGACGGCGCCCGGTCGAAGCTCTACCGATGGATGGCGTACGACGGACTGGCCCATCAGGGACGGCTCTGGCGGTACATCGAATCGCGGGAAGACTGGGACCGCCGGCTCCAGCGGCGATACGAGGAGTTCGAGCGGGCGGCACTGGAGTCGGGTATCGACCGGCAGACGTTCACGTCCTCGTTCGACCCCGAGAGCGCGGTCTGGACGCCCGTCCAGCTCCGTTCCGAGTTCGGGACCGTCGAGTGGCGCTCGCCGGACACCGCCCTGCCCAGCAGCGTCGTCGAACTGGCCGACACCGTGGCCAGGACGGTCGAACACCTCAGGGACACCGAGATCCGCATCGAGGGCGACACCGGCCGCGTCACCGACAGCCAGATCGTCCTCCCGGAGTTCACCCACGTGCTGGAGTACGTCAACGCCGCCATCCGCGACGGGCTCGCGTCCGAATCGCTGTGTGGCTATCTCGAACGGATGGGGTTCGACGTCGAGGCCTACGACCCCATCTCCCGCCAGGGGGACGACCGTGGGATGCTGTCGGTGGCCCAGGCACGAGAACGGCGACTCAGCTACGCGGAGCGGCTCGAACGGGACGTGACGGAGGCCCAGTCGATGCGCGCCGACTGA